The Phormidium ambiguum IAM M-71 nucleotide sequence GTTGCAAATAACGGGCAAATAAAGGAGCATAAGCAGTCATTAGCGAACCAACACCTCCTCTTGCTTGTCCCCAACCGATGTAATACAAACCTTTATAATCATCAAGAAACGCACCAGCATAACATTGAACAACTGCACCAGAAACTCGCTGAAGTTCTTGGGGAAGAAAGGGATAGGAAACGTGATAGCCAGTAGCACAAACAATTAAATCAAATTTTTCACAAGTGCGATCGACAAATTCAACCTCATCTCCCTTAAGTTGACTTACAGCAGGTTTAGGAATTATTCGACCATGTTTAATATAATAAGGAACTTCATTATTTAAAGTTGGGTGCTTCTCAAAAATTCGATACTTTGGTTCAGCTAAACCATAGTGTTCATGTTTACCAAAGGTTAAGCGAATAATCCCATAAGCCATTAATCTCTGATACCATTCAGGCATCCACCATTTAATTAGATCGGCTATGGGAATTCCGGCAAAACTTTTCGGAATAAACCACACCGATTCTCTCATACTTAAAACAGATTTTACCCCCACGCGAGCCGCTTCTGCGGCAATATCGCAAGCTGAATTTCCCCCACCAATAACTAACACTCGTTTCCCAACAAGTTGTTCGGGTTTTTTGTAATCTTTAGAATGGATAATTTCCCCGTTAAACTCTCCTTTAAATTCCGGGAATCTTTTGCACCAATGATGCCCATTACAGAGTAGAATTCCTTTATAAATCCTTTGTTCTCCATCCGCAAAAGTAACTTCCCAAAGGTTATTTTCTATTGGTCTTACATAACTAACACTCCGATTTAATTCAATATTTTGCCGCAATTCAAAGCGATCGACAAAAGCATTAAGATAATCCCGCATTTGTTGTGCGCTGGGAAAATCAGGATAATCCTTTGGCATGGGGAAATGAGTAAATTGAGTAATCCGGCGCGATGAAATGATATGTGCTGTTTGATAAACGCCGTGATACCAATTACCACCAATATCATCACTAGCAT carries:
- a CDS encoding flavin-containing monooxygenase, which translates into the protein MVQVTNLGATKPKINTSNKHLIIGAGFVGLGMAQGLQAANIPYDQVDASDDIGGNWYHGVYQTAHIISSRRITQFTHFPMPKDYPDFPSAQQMRDYLNAFVDRFELRQNIELNRSVSYVRPIENNLWEVTFADGEQRIYKGILLCNGHHWCKRFPEFKGEFNGEIIHSKDYKKPEQLVGKRVLVIGGGNSACDIAAEAARVGVKSVLSMRESVWFIPKSFAGIPIADLIKWWMPEWYQRLMAYGIIRLTFGKHEHYGLAEPKYRIFEKHPTLNNEVPYYIKHGRIIPKPAVSQLKGDEVEFVDRTCEKFDLIVCATGYHVSYPFLPQELQRVSGAVVQCYAGAFLDDYKGLYYIGWGQARGGVGSLMTAYAPLFARYLQLQDQINVPLGLVFKEMGQKLPKTHLSDPQQIFRQLKLANLFFNLIARKATQIDAKYQHFANHPLP